The genomic segment TCCGCGGCTATGCAGGGCACGCTGAATTCGGGCAGGGCGAGGAATTGATCGGCATTCTGAGCCATGTCGATGTCGTACCGGAAGGCGATGGCTGGAGTACGCCACCGTATGCAGCCGAGATCGTGGATGGGCGCATCGTGGCCCGTGGAGCGATTGATGACAAGGGACCGACGATGGCGGCCATTTTCGCAGCGAAGATCGTGATGGAGCTTGGATTGCCGCTGTCGAAGCGCGTGCGCTTTATTTTCGGTACGGATGAAGAATCGAGCTGGCAGTGTGTGAACACGTATTTTGAAACGGAAGAAATGCCGACGATGGGCTTTACCCCAGATGCAGACTTCCCGCTGATCTATGCAGAAAAAGGCTTGACCGATCTGTCGTTGCGCCAGACGCTTGCATCCTTCCAAAGTCTCGGAATACCTGCTGCGGAAAATATGGAGGCAAAGCTCGTTTCCTTACAGGCTGGCTTGCGGATGAACATGGTTCCAGACAAAGCAGTAGCAACGCTTGCGCCAATCGGCTTGAATAGTGAGGCAATTGCACAAAGTTATCGCCAGCACTTGGACGAGACTGGCTTGAAAGGCAAAGTGGAGGAGCAGGACGGTCTTGTAGTGCTGCATATGGAGGGCGTCTCGGTTCACGGAATGGACCCGAGCAAAGGCGTCAACGCGGGCACCGAGCTCATTCACTTTTTGCACACCTTGTCCTTGGATGAACGCGGAGCTGTATTTGTAAATTTGGCTGATCGTTATTTACACAAGCAGCATTATGGTGAAGCGCTTGGCATCGCGCATGATGATGCAGAAATGGGTGCGCTCACCCTGAACACAGGTGTGATCGAGTACAACGAAAAGCAGGATGCGCTTTTCCGTCTGAATATCCGTTACCCACATTCTGTTGCCTTCGAAAAATGGTCGGCCGTTCTTGCTGAACGCTTCAGTGGAGGGGCATTTACGCTCGAAGTGGCTGAGCATCTGACACCCCATCGCGTTGATCCGAATCATCCATTAGTAACGACGCTGCAACGCGTGTATACGGAACAAACGGGCGAGGAAGCTGGCATTATTGCAATTGGTGGCGCTACCTACGGCCGTTCATTGGATGTTGGGGTAGCATTCGGACCGCTTTTCCCAGGGCGTCCTGACAGTGCTCACCAGCGGGATGAATATATTTTCGTGGATGATCTGATCAAAGCGACAGCGATTTACGCGCAAGCGATCTATGAATTAGCGAAGTAGAACATAGCAACGGCTGGACATAAGCGCCAGCCGTTTTTATTTTTTCTGAATCAGGCGAGACAAAAAACTTTGCAAATGCTGGAAGTCAATACTATAATGCAAGTAACGATTGATCGATTAATCATTCATTGGCAAGGAGCCTGTAGAGCATGCCACTTTCGGAAGAACAAGTGCTAAAAATGAAGCAAAAGCGGGAAACGATTCTCCAGCAGGCAATTCTCCTGTTTGCCGAGCACGGTTATAACGATACTACCATTGCAAAAGTCGCGAAGGCATCAGGAGTGAGCTTTGGCAGTGTTTTCACGTACTTTGAAAACAAGGATCAGCTCTTTCATGCAGCGGTCACGGAGCCATTGCAAGAGCATTCCGTTAAACTGCTTGATTTTGATCCCAAAGCATCTGAGCCATTATTGGAATTAGAGAGAATGGTGACCAATCACATCAAGGTCTTCGCCGCGTTCGATTCGTACTTGCGACTGGTCGTACAAGTAGTCGGCTACTACAATCGTTTTGCCCATTCTTTTGCTGAGCTAGATGCGTTTCACAACACCTTTCGTACGAAAATTGCCGAGCTTTTGATCAATGGACAAGAGAAAGGACTCTTGCATGTCCAAGATCCCAAATACGTGGCGACAGCATATATGAGCCTGTTAATTGGTCTGCGTGTGAATTTGACCGATGAACCACAAAGCAACATGTGGGAAAAATTCGTTCCGTTTGCCATGCAGCTTTTTGGACCGAAGAATCGCTAGCATTCTCCCTCGGTCTCTTTTTTGGAGTACAAATGATTGATTAATCAATCGTTATAAGAGATAGGAGTGGTCACCATGCGTTTTTGGAAGTTCGACAGCAACATCCGGATCAGACTGATGTTACAATTTTTGACGACGATGGCGAGCATGACTGTGACCCCGTACTTGATTGTTTTTTTCTCCAAGCAATTGGGGACGGTTGTAACGGGCTTTATGTTTTTAGGGGTGATGGCAGCGAGTGTCGCAGGCTCTTTTGCAGGGGGATATGTGGCGGATAGGATCGGGCGAAAAAAAGTCATCGTTGTATGTGAGGCGGTCATCTTCCTCAGTTTTCTTGGTGTTGCCTTCGTCAACTCGCCCTGGCTCCAGCTGCCCTATATCACTTTTATCGTGTTTTTGTTCAATAACTTTAGTATGGGGGCGTCGGGTCCTGCTTACCAAGCACTCATTATTGATGTAAGTCATCCCGAGAACAGGCGAGCGATTTTTACTGCATCCTATTGGTTGAATAATCTGGCGGTAGCGATAGGCGGATTGGTGGGTGCTTTTTTGTTCGACGAGCATTACTTTGTCCTATTTCTCGGTGTGGCTGCAAGCATCGCGATCTCGCTCGCGATTACGATCCTGTTTATCAAAGAAACGTATGTGCCAGAAAATCTTCCGCGTTCGGCGTCTCGCAAACAAAGACAAAAAGATTCGAGTTTTATGGCAGATGTCATG from the Brevibacillus brevis genome contains:
- the pepV gene encoding dipeptidase PepV, which codes for MTSVNWLEETNKRKEELIATTQQFLQIKSVLDPESVREGAPFGEGIRQALDFALGVCEKAGMTTKDVRGYAGHAEFGQGEELIGILSHVDVVPEGDGWSTPPYAAEIVDGRIVARGAIDDKGPTMAAIFAAKIVMELGLPLSKRVRFIFGTDEESSWQCVNTYFETEEMPTMGFTPDADFPLIYAEKGLTDLSLRQTLASFQSLGIPAAENMEAKLVSLQAGLRMNMVPDKAVATLAPIGLNSEAIAQSYRQHLDETGLKGKVEEQDGLVVLHMEGVSVHGMDPSKGVNAGTELIHFLHTLSLDERGAVFVNLADRYLHKQHYGEALGIAHDDAEMGALTLNTGVIEYNEKQDALFRLNIRYPHSVAFEKWSAVLAERFSGGAFTLEVAEHLTPHRVDPNHPLVTTLQRVYTEQTGEEAGIIAIGGATYGRSLDVGVAFGPLFPGRPDSAHQRDEYIFVDDLIKATAIYAQAIYELAK
- a CDS encoding TetR/AcrR family transcriptional regulator, with amino-acid sequence MPLSEEQVLKMKQKRETILQQAILLFAEHGYNDTTIAKVAKASGVSFGSVFTYFENKDQLFHAAVTEPLQEHSVKLLDFDPKASEPLLELERMVTNHIKVFAAFDSYLRLVVQVVGYYNRFAHSFAELDAFHNTFRTKIAELLINGQEKGLLHVQDPKYVATAYMSLLIGLRVNLTDEPQSNMWEKFVPFAMQLFGPKNR